In Streptomyces nojiriensis, one genomic interval encodes:
- the dnaJ gene encoding molecular chaperone DnaJ: MATDYYAVLGVRRDASQDEIKKAFRRLARELHPDVNPDPKTQERFKEINAAYEVLSDPQKKQVYDLGGDPLSSSGGGGGAGGFGAGGFGNFSDIMDAFFGQASQRGPRSRTRRGQDAMIRLDLELDEAAFGTTKDIQVDTAVVCNTCSGEGAAPGTSAQTCDMCRGRGEVSQVTRSFLGQVMTSRPCPQCQGFGTVVPTPCHECAGDGRVRSRRSLTVKIPAGVENGTRIQLAGEGEVGPGGGPAGDLYVEIHELAHPTFQRRGDDLHCTVTIPMTAAALGTKCPLETLDGLEEIDIRPGTGSGQAIPLHGRGVTHLRGGGRGDLIVHVEVTTPGKLDAQQEDLLRQLAKLRGEERPMGQFAPGQQGLFSRLKDAFNGR, encoded by the coding sequence GTGGCCACGGACTACTACGCCGTTCTCGGCGTGCGCCGCGACGCATCGCAGGACGAGATCAAGAAGGCCTTCCGGCGCCTCGCGCGTGAACTCCACCCGGATGTGAATCCGGACCCGAAGACGCAGGAGCGCTTCAAGGAGATCAACGCGGCCTACGAGGTGCTGTCGGACCCGCAGAAGAAGCAGGTCTACGACCTCGGCGGCGACCCGCTGTCCTCCTCGGGCGGTGGCGGCGGCGCGGGCGGCTTCGGAGCGGGCGGCTTCGGCAACTTCTCCGACATCATGGACGCCTTCTTCGGCCAGGCCTCGCAGCGCGGCCCGCGCTCGCGGACCCGGCGCGGCCAGGACGCGATGATCCGCCTCGACCTGGAGCTGGACGAGGCGGCCTTCGGGACGACCAAGGACATCCAGGTCGACACGGCCGTCGTCTGCAACACCTGCTCCGGTGAGGGCGCCGCTCCCGGCACCTCGGCGCAGACCTGCGACATGTGCCGCGGCCGCGGTGAGGTCTCGCAGGTCACCCGGTCCTTCCTGGGTCAGGTCATGACCTCGCGCCCCTGCCCGCAGTGCCAGGGCTTCGGCACCGTGGTCCCGACCCCGTGCCACGAGTGCGCGGGCGACGGCCGGGTCCGCTCCCGCCGCAGCCTCACGGTCAAGATCCCGGCGGGCGTCGAGAACGGCACCCGGATCCAGCTCGCGGGCGAGGGCGAGGTCGGCCCCGGCGGCGGCCCCGCCGGCGACCTGTACGTGGAGATCCACGAGCTGGCGCACCCGACCTTCCAGCGGCGCGGGGACGACCTGCACTGCACGGTCACCATCCCGATGACGGCGGCCGCGCTGGGCACCAAGTGCCCGCTGGAGACGCTGGACGGGCTGGAGGAGATCGACATCCGGCCCGGCACCGGGTCCGGCCAGGCGATCCCGCTGCACGGGCGCGGCGTCACCCACCTGCGCGGCGGCGGACGCGGCGACCTGATCGTGCACGTCGAGGTCACCACCCCGGGCAAGCTGGACGCCCAGCAGGAGGACCTGCTCCGCCAGCTGGCGAAGCTGCGCGGCGAGGAGCGGCCGATGGGTCAGTTCGCGCCGGGTCAGCAGGGTCTGTTCAGCCGGCTGAAGGACGCGTTCAACGGTCGCTGA
- the hrcA gene encoding heat-inducible transcriptional repressor HrcA, with product MLSERRLEVLRAIVQDYVGTEEPVGSKALTERHRLGVSPATVRNDMAVLEEEGYIAQPHTSAGRIPTDKGYRLFVDKLAGVKPLSSPERRAIQNFLDGAVDLDDVVGRTVRLLAQLTRQVAVVQYPSLTRSTVRHVELLSLAPARLMLVLITDTGRVEQRLIDCPSPFGETSLADLRARLNSRVVGRRFTDVPPLVQDLPESFEAEDRGTVSTVLATLLETLVEEAEERLMIGGTANLTRFGHDFPLTIRPVLEALEEQVVLLKLLGEANESGMAVRIGHENAYEGLNSTSVVSVGYGSGGETVAKLGVVGPTRMDYPGTMGAVRAVARYVGQILAES from the coding sequence ATGCTCAGCGAACGCAGACTCGAAGTGCTGCGCGCCATCGTCCAGGACTACGTCGGGACGGAGGAGCCGGTCGGCTCCAAGGCGCTCACGGAGCGGCACCGGCTCGGCGTCTCGCCCGCCACCGTGCGCAACGACATGGCCGTGCTGGAGGAGGAGGGCTACATCGCCCAGCCCCACACCAGCGCCGGCCGGATCCCCACCGACAAGGGCTACCGGCTCTTCGTCGACAAGCTCGCGGGGGTCAAGCCGCTCTCGTCGCCCGAGCGCCGGGCCATCCAGAACTTCCTCGACGGCGCCGTCGACCTCGACGACGTGGTCGGCCGCACGGTGCGGCTGCTCGCGCAGCTCACCCGGCAGGTCGCCGTCGTCCAGTACCCGAGCCTGACCCGCTCGACCGTCCGGCACGTGGAGCTGCTCTCGCTCGCTCCCGCACGCCTGATGCTCGTACTGATCACGGACACCGGGCGGGTCGAGCAGCGGCTCATCGACTGCCCGAGCCCCTTCGGGGAGACCTCGCTGGCGGACCTGCGGGCCCGGCTCAACAGCCGGGTCGTCGGGCGCCGCTTCACCGATGTGCCCCCGCTCGTCCAGGACCTCCCCGAATCCTTCGAGGCCGAGGACCGCGGCACGGTCTCCACCGTGCTCGCGACACTCCTCGAAACCCTGGTCGAGGAAGCCGAGGAGCGGCTGATGATCGGCGGTACCGCCAATCTCACCCGCTTCGGACACGATTTTCCCCTGACGATCAGGCCGGTGCTCGAAGCACTCGAGGAGCAGGTCGTGCTCCTCAAGCTGCTGGGCGAGGCCAACGAGTCGGGAATGGCCGTACGGATCGGGCACGAGAACGCCTACGAGGGACTGAACTCCACGTCGGTCGTCTCGGTCGGTTACGGTTCGGGCGGCGAAACAGTCGCCAAACTCGGCGTGGTCGGACCGACCCGCATGGACTACCCCGGAACGATGGGAGCGGTACGCGCAGTGGCACGTTACGTCGGACAGATCCTGGCGGAGTCGTAA
- a CDS encoding MBL fold metallo-hydrolase, whose product MDVRWEESGWERLTGRAGRRRLPVWDCTVGLVVGEDSVLLIDPGSCLREGSEVRAEAERLTGRSVTHIAFTHGHFDHVLGAAAFAGAEVFGAVGLAALLSTGREELRGDAVRHGLAEAEAAQAVDLLVPPRHSVSGEWTLELGGVQVLLANVGPGHTGHDLAVFVPGEREVVFCGDLVEESGEPMAGPDATPGQWPAALDRLLSLGGEDALYVPGHGAVVGADFVRAQRATLAARFGVSEA is encoded by the coding sequence ATGGACGTGCGTTGGGAAGAGTCCGGCTGGGAACGGCTGACCGGACGGGCCGGCCGGCGGCGGCTGCCGGTGTGGGACTGCACCGTGGGGCTGGTGGTGGGCGAGGATTCGGTGCTCCTGATCGACCCCGGGTCGTGCCTGCGCGAGGGGTCCGAGGTGCGGGCCGAGGCGGAGCGGCTGACGGGCCGGAGCGTGACCCATATCGCATTCACGCACGGTCATTTCGATCATGTCCTGGGCGCGGCCGCCTTCGCCGGGGCCGAGGTGTTCGGGGCGGTCGGGCTGGCCGCACTGCTGTCGACGGGACGCGAGGAGCTGCGCGGGGACGCGGTACGGCACGGGCTCGCGGAGGCGGAGGCGGCGCAGGCGGTGGACCTGCTGGTGCCGCCCCGGCATTCGGTGTCGGGCGAGTGGACGCTGGAACTGGGCGGCGTGCAGGTGCTGCTGGCGAATGTGGGGCCCGGGCACACCGGGCACGACCTGGCCGTCTTCGTGCCGGGCGAGCGCGAGGTGGTCTTCTGCGGGGACCTCGTCGAGGAGTCGGGCGAGCCCATGGCGGGCCCGGACGCCACTCCCGGGCAGTGGCCCGCGGCCCTGGACCGGCTGCTGTCGCTGGGCGGGGAAGACGCACTGTACGTACCGGGTCACGGAGCGGTGGTCGGGGCGGACTTCGTCCGTGCCCAACGCGCCACACTGGCGGCCCGTTTCGGCGTGTCGGAGGCGTGA
- a CDS encoding DUF3097 domain-containing protein, which yields MREYSPDLTPQWKRPKAVPEVAADPDLVVEVAGTDFCGAVVACEAGTVTLEDRFGKRRVFPMEPRGFLLDGEVVTLIRPARRPAGPLRTASGSLAVPGARARVARAGRIYVEGRHDAELVERVWGDDLRIEGVVVEYLEGIDDLPAVVADFAPAADARLGVLVDHLVPGSKESRIAASVTSPDVLIVGHPYVDVWQAVKPSALGIPAWPVIPPGQDWKTGVCRALGWPENTGAAWQHILSRVTSYKDLEPTLLGSVEHLIDHVTAP from the coding sequence ATGCGCGAGTACTCCCCCGACCTGACCCCGCAGTGGAAGCGACCCAAGGCCGTGCCGGAGGTGGCGGCGGACCCCGACCTGGTGGTCGAGGTGGCCGGTACGGACTTCTGCGGCGCGGTGGTGGCCTGCGAGGCGGGCACGGTGACCCTGGAGGACCGCTTCGGCAAGCGGCGGGTGTTCCCGATGGAACCGCGCGGGTTCCTGCTGGACGGCGAGGTGGTCACCCTGATCCGCCCCGCGCGCCGGCCCGCCGGGCCGCTCCGGACGGCCTCGGGCTCGCTGGCCGTGCCCGGGGCGCGGGCGCGGGTGGCGCGGGCGGGCCGGATCTACGTCGAGGGCCGGCACGACGCGGAGCTGGTGGAGCGGGTCTGGGGCGACGACCTGCGGATCGAGGGCGTGGTGGTGGAGTACCTGGAGGGCATCGACGACCTCCCGGCCGTCGTCGCCGACTTCGCCCCGGCCGCGGACGCCCGCCTCGGAGTCCTGGTGGACCACCTCGTCCCGGGCTCGAAGGAGTCCCGCATCGCGGCGTCGGTGACCTCCCCGGACGTCCTGATCGTGGGCCACCCGTACGTGGACGTCTGGCAGGCGGTGAAGCCGTCCGCGCTGGGCATCCCCGCGTGGCCGGTGATCCCGCCCGGCCAGGACTGGAAGACGGGCGTCTGCCGGGCCCTGGGCTGGCCGGAGAACACGGGCGCCGCCTGGCAGCACATCCTGTCCCGGGTGACGTCCTACAAGGACCTGGAGCCGACGCTCCTGGGCTCGGTGGAACACCTCATCGACCACGTCACGGCCCCGTAG
- the hemW gene encoding radical SAM family heme chaperone HemW has translation MPSALPDGEPMPEDGALPSHALVGAGERPLGFYLHVPYCATRCGYCDFNTYTATELRGTGGVLASRENYADTLIDEVRLARKVLGDDPRQVRTVFVGGGTPTLLPAGDLVRMLAAIRDEFGLAEDAEITTEANPESVNPEYLAELRAGGFNRVSFGMQSAKQHVLKVLDRTHTPGRPEACVAEARAAGFEHVNLDLIYGTPGESDEDWRATLAAALGAGPDHISAYALIVEEGTQLARRIRRGEVPMTDDDVHADRYLIADSVMAEAGYSWYEVSNWATSEAGRCLHNELYWRGADWWGAGPGAHSHVGGVRWWNVKHPGAYAAALAEGRSPGAGRELLSEEDRRVERILLELRLVDGVPLTLLAPAGLAASRKALADGLLDAGPYEAGRAVLTLRGRLLADAVVRDLVD, from the coding sequence ATGCCTTCCGCACTCCCCGATGGTGAACCCATGCCCGAAGACGGCGCGCTGCCGTCGCATGCCCTGGTGGGCGCGGGGGAGCGGCCGCTCGGGTTCTACCTGCACGTCCCGTACTGCGCCACGCGCTGCGGCTACTGCGACTTCAACACCTACACGGCCACCGAGCTGCGGGGCACCGGCGGCGTGCTCGCCTCCCGGGAGAACTACGCCGACACCCTGATCGACGAGGTCAGGCTGGCGCGGAAGGTGCTCGGGGACGACCCGCGGCAGGTCCGGACCGTCTTCGTCGGCGGCGGCACGCCCACGCTGCTGCCCGCCGGGGACCTCGTACGGATGCTCGCGGCGATCCGGGACGAATTCGGCCTGGCCGAGGACGCCGAGATCACCACCGAGGCCAACCCGGAGTCCGTGAACCCGGAGTACCTGGCCGAGCTGCGCGCCGGGGGCTTCAACCGGGTCTCCTTCGGCATGCAGAGCGCCAAGCAGCACGTCCTGAAGGTGCTCGACCGCACCCACACGCCGGGGCGCCCCGAGGCGTGCGTCGCGGAGGCGCGGGCGGCGGGCTTCGAGCACGTCAACCTCGACCTGATCTACGGCACGCCCGGGGAGTCGGACGAGGACTGGCGGGCGACCCTCGCGGCGGCGCTGGGCGCCGGGCCGGACCACATCAGCGCCTACGCGCTGATCGTCGAGGAGGGCACGCAGCTGGCGCGCCGGATCCGCCGCGGCGAGGTCCCGATGACGGACGACGACGTCCACGCCGACCGGTACCTGATCGCGGACTCGGTCATGGCCGAGGCCGGGTACTCCTGGTACGAGGTCTCGAACTGGGCCACCTCCGAGGCCGGGCGCTGCCTGCACAACGAGCTGTACTGGCGCGGCGCCGACTGGTGGGGCGCGGGGCCGGGCGCGCACTCGCACGTGGGCGGGGTGCGGTGGTGGAACGTCAAGCACCCGGGCGCGTACGCCGCGGCGCTGGCGGAGGGCCGCTCCCCGGGCGCGGGGCGCGAGCTCCTCTCCGAGGAGGACCGGCGGGTGGAGCGGATCCTGCTGGAGCTGCGGCTGGTGGACGGGGTCCCGCTGACCCTGCTGGCCCCGGCCGGGCTCGCCGCCTCCCGCAAGGCCCTGGCGGACGGGCTGCTGGACGCGGGCCCGTACGAGGCGGGGCGGGCCGTGCTGACCCTGCGGGGGCGGCTGCTGGCCGATGCGGTGGTTCGGGACCTGGTGGACTGA
- a CDS encoding AMP-dependent synthetase/ligase → MSDTQTYLENRPPTVAVLFLERVAATPNDEAYRYPVPAAGGQGGADDWRSLSWGQAAERVFAIAAGLISLGLETEERVALASNTRVDWILSDLGVMCAGGAVTTIYPSTNADESAFILSDSESRVLIAEDAKQLAKARERRAELPRLAHVVVLDADDAIAAEGDPEGWVLSLAELESRGKEYLAKHPEAVNERVAAITSDQLATLIYTSGTTGRPKGVRLPHDNWSYMAKAMVATGLIGKEDVQYLWLPLAHVFGKVLTSGQIEAGHVTAVDGRIDKIIENLPIVQPTYMAAVPRIFEKVYNGVAAKARAAGGAKYKIFKWSVGVAREYAKVTQDNFRRTGQATAPFGLTTKHKIADALVYSKLREAFGGKLRAAVSGASALAPEIGFFFSGAGVHILEGYGLTESSAASFVNPGEAYRTGTVGKPLPGTEVRIADDGEVLLRGPGIMQGYHRQPDKTAEVLESDGWLHTGDIGELSADGYLRITDRKKDLIKTSGGKYVAPAEIEGQFKAICPYVSTIVVHGADRNFCSALIALDEPSILTWAAENGLEGKAYGEVLAAPETNRLIETYVQTLNEGLQRWQTIKKFRLLPRDLDVEHGDLTPSLKLKRPVVEREFKHLIEEMYEGSREA, encoded by the coding sequence GTGAGCGACACACAGACCTATCTCGAGAACCGCCCGCCCACCGTGGCGGTGCTCTTCCTTGAGCGCGTCGCAGCGACGCCGAACGACGAGGCCTACCGGTACCCGGTACCGGCGGCCGGCGGCCAGGGCGGCGCCGACGACTGGAGATCACTCAGCTGGGGCCAGGCGGCCGAGCGGGTGTTCGCCATCGCCGCCGGGCTGATCTCCCTCGGCCTGGAAACGGAGGAGCGCGTCGCGCTCGCCTCCAACACCCGGGTCGACTGGATCCTCTCCGACCTCGGCGTGATGTGCGCGGGCGGCGCGGTCACCACGATCTACCCCAGCACCAACGCTGACGAGTCGGCGTTCATCCTCTCGGACTCCGAGAGCCGGGTGCTCATCGCCGAAGACGCCAAGCAGCTGGCGAAGGCGCGCGAGCGCCGCGCCGAGCTGCCCAGGCTCGCCCACGTCGTGGTCCTGGACGCCGACGACGCGATCGCCGCCGAGGGCGACCCCGAGGGCTGGGTCCTCTCCCTCGCCGAGCTGGAGTCGCGCGGCAAGGAGTACCTCGCCAAGCACCCCGAGGCGGTCAACGAGCGCGTCGCGGCCATCACCTCCGACCAGCTCGCCACCCTCATCTACACCTCCGGCACCACCGGCCGCCCCAAGGGCGTCCGGCTGCCGCACGACAACTGGTCGTACATGGCCAAGGCCATGGTCGCCACCGGGCTGATCGGCAAGGAGGACGTCCAGTACCTGTGGCTGCCGCTGGCCCACGTCTTCGGCAAGGTGCTGACCTCCGGGCAGATCGAGGCCGGGCACGTGACCGCCGTCGACGGCCGGATCGACAAGATCATCGAGAACCTGCCGATCGTGCAGCCGACGTACATGGCCGCCGTCCCGCGCATCTTCGAGAAGGTCTACAACGGTGTGGCCGCCAAGGCCCGCGCCGCCGGCGGAGCCAAGTACAAGATCTTCAAGTGGTCGGTCGGCGTCGCCCGCGAGTACGCGAAGGTCACGCAGGACAACTTCCGCCGCACCGGCCAGGCGACCGCCCCCTTCGGCCTCACCACCAAGCACAAGATCGCCGACGCGCTCGTCTACTCCAAGCTCCGCGAGGCCTTCGGCGGGAAGCTGCGCGCCGCCGTCTCCGGCGCCTCCGCCCTGGCCCCCGAGATCGGCTTCTTCTTCTCCGGCGCGGGCGTCCACATCCTGGAGGGCTACGGCCTGACCGAGTCCAGCGCGGCCTCCTTCGTCAACCCGGGCGAGGCCTACCGCACCGGCACGGTCGGCAAGCCGCTCCCCGGCACCGAGGTCCGCATCGCCGACGACGGCGAGGTCCTGCTGCGCGGCCCCGGCATCATGCAGGGCTACCACCGGCAGCCGGACAAGACCGCCGAGGTCCTGGAGTCCGACGGCTGGCTGCACACGGGCGACATCGGCGAGCTGTCGGCCGACGGCTACCTGCGCATCACCGACCGCAAGAAGGACCTGATCAAGACCTCGGGCGGCAAGTACGTCGCCCCGGCGGAGATCGAGGGACAGTTCAAGGCGATCTGCCCGTACGTGTCGACGATCGTCGTGCACGGCGCCGACCGCAACTTCTGCTCGGCGCTGATCGCCCTCGACGAGCCCTCGATCCTGACCTGGGCGGCCGAGAACGGGCTGGAGGGCAAGGCGTACGGAGAGGTCCTGGCGGCTCCGGAGACCAACCGCCTGATCGAGACGTACGTACAGACCCTGAACGAGGGCCTGCAGCGCTGGCAGACGATCAAGAAGTTCCGGCTCCTGCCGCGCGACCTCGACGTCGAGCACGGCGACCTCACGCCCAGCCTGAAGCTGAAGCGACCGGTGGTCGAGCGTGAGTTCAAGCACCTGATCGAGGAGATGTACGAGGGGTCGCGCGAGGCGTAG
- the lepA gene encoding translation elongation factor 4 → MPAIPSHVPEPSRTDSALIRNFCIIAHIDHGKSTLADRMLQITGVVDQRQMRAQYLDRMDIERERGITIKSQAVRLPWAPTTGEGQGNTHILNMIDTPGHVDFTYEVSRSLAACEGTVLLVDAAQGIEAQTLANLYLAMENDLAIVPVLNKIDLPAAQPEKFAEELANLIGCQPEDVLRVSAKTGLGVEALLDKVVATVPAPVGVKDAPARAMIFDSVYDSYRGVVTYVRVVDGQLNKRERIRMMSTGATHELLEIGVSSPEMTPSDGIGVGEVGYIITGVKDVRQSKVGDTITSLHNGATEALGGYKDPRPMVFSGLYPLDGSDYPDLREALDKLQLNDAALVYEPETSAALGFGFRVGFLGLLHLDVVRERLEREFGLDLIATAPNVVYRVVMEDGKEVTVTNPSEFPEGKISDVFEPVVKATVLAPTEFIGAIMELCQQRRGTLLGMDYLSEDRVEIRYTLPLAEIVFDFFDQLKSKTRGYASLDYEPTGEQSGSLVKVDILLHGDKVDAFSAVTHKDAAYAYGVRLVAKLRELIPRQAFEVPIQAAIGSRVIARETIRAIRKDVLAKCYGGDISRKRKLLEKQKEGKKRMKMVGSVEVPQEAFIAVLSSDESGGKKK, encoded by the coding sequence GTGCCCGCGATCCCCAGCCACGTGCCCGAGCCGAGCCGTACCGACTCGGCGCTGATCCGCAACTTCTGCATCATCGCGCACATCGACCACGGCAAGTCGACCCTTGCCGACCGGATGCTCCAGATCACCGGTGTGGTCGACCAGCGGCAGATGCGCGCCCAGTACCTCGACCGCATGGACATCGAGCGTGAGCGCGGCATCACGATCAAGTCCCAGGCGGTCCGGCTGCCCTGGGCACCCACCACGGGCGAGGGCCAGGGCAACACCCACATCCTCAACATGATCGACACCCCCGGGCACGTCGACTTCACCTACGAGGTCTCGCGCTCCCTCGCCGCGTGCGAGGGCACCGTCCTCCTGGTGGACGCCGCCCAGGGCATCGAGGCGCAGACCCTCGCCAACCTGTACCTGGCGATGGAGAACGACCTCGCGATCGTCCCCGTCCTGAACAAGATCGACCTGCCGGCCGCCCAGCCGGAGAAGTTCGCCGAGGAGCTGGCGAACCTCATCGGCTGCCAGCCCGAGGACGTGCTGCGCGTCTCGGCGAAGACCGGTCTCGGCGTCGAGGCGCTGCTCGACAAGGTCGTCGCCACGGTCCCGGCCCCGGTCGGCGTCAAGGACGCCCCGGCCCGCGCCATGATCTTCGACTCCGTCTACGACTCGTACCGTGGCGTCGTCACGTACGTCCGTGTGGTCGACGGCCAGCTGAACAAGCGCGAGCGCATCCGGATGATGTCCACCGGCGCCACCCACGAGCTGCTGGAGATCGGTGTCTCCTCCCCGGAGATGACCCCGTCCGACGGCATCGGCGTCGGTGAGGTGGGCTACATCATCACCGGCGTGAAGGACGTCCGCCAGTCCAAGGTCGGTGACACCATCACCAGCCTGCACAACGGCGCCACCGAGGCCCTCGGCGGCTACAAGGACCCGCGGCCTATGGTCTTCTCGGGCCTCTACCCGCTCGACGGCTCGGACTACCCCGACCTGCGCGAGGCCCTGGACAAGCTGCAGCTCAACGACGCCGCGCTCGTCTACGAGCCGGAGACCTCGGCGGCGCTCGGCTTCGGCTTCCGCGTCGGCTTCCTCGGCCTGCTCCACCTGGACGTGGTCCGTGAGCGCCTGGAGCGCGAGTTCGGCCTCGACCTGATCGCCACCGCGCCCAACGTGGTCTACCGGGTGGTCATGGAGGACGGCAAGGAAGTCACCGTCACCAACCCGAGCGAGTTCCCCGAGGGCAAGATCTCGGACGTGTTCGAGCCGGTCGTCAAGGCCACCGTGCTCGCGCCCACCGAGTTCATCGGCGCGATCATGGAGCTGTGCCAGCAGCGCCGCGGCACCCTCCTCGGCATGGACTACCTCTCCGAGGACCGGGTCGAGATCCGCTACACCCTCCCCCTCGCCGAGATCGTCTTCGACTTCTTCGACCAGCTGAAGTCCAAGACCCGCGGCTACGCCTCCCTGGACTACGAACCCACGGGCGAGCAGTCCGGCAGCCTGGTCAAGGTCGACATCCTGCTGCACGGCGACAAGGTCGACGCCTTCTCAGCCGTCACGCACAAGGACGCCGCCTACGCCTACGGCGTGCGCCTCGTCGCCAAGCTGCGCGAGCTCATCCCGCGGCAGGCCTTCGAGGTGCCGATCCAGGCCGCGATCGGCTCCCGCGTCATCGCCCGCGAGACCATCCGCGCCATCCGCAAGGACGTCCTCGCCAAGTGCTACGGCGGTGACATCTCCCGTAAGCGGAAGCTGCTGGAGAAGCAGAAGGAAGGCAAGAAGCGGATGAAGATGGTCGGCTCCGTGGAGGTCCCGCAGGAGGCCTTCATCGCCGTCCTCTCCAGTGACGAGTCCGGCGGCAAGAAGAAGTAG
- the rpsT gene encoding 30S ribosomal protein S20 — MANIKSQIKRNKTNEKARLRNKAVKSSLKTAIRKAREAVVAGDVEKATVASRAAARALDKAVSKGVIHKNAAANKKSALATKVASLQG, encoded by the coding sequence GTGGCGAACATCAAGTCCCAGATCAAGCGGAACAAGACGAACGAGAAGGCGCGCCTGCGCAACAAGGCCGTCAAGTCCTCGCTCAAGACCGCGATCCGCAAGGCCCGCGAGGCCGTCGTCGCCGGTGACGTCGAGAAGGCCACCGTGGCTTCTCGCGCTGCCGCGCGTGCGCTCGACAAGGCTGTCTCGAAGGGTGTCATCCACAAGAACGCCGCCGCCAACAAGAAGTCGGCGCTGGCCACCAAGGTTGCCTCCCTGCAGGGCTGA
- the holA gene encoding DNA polymerase III subunit delta, whose amino-acid sequence MATRKNSTDDPLAPLTLAVGQEELLLDRAVREVVAAARAADADTDVRDLASEQLQPGTLAELTSPSLFSERKVLVVRNAHDLSADSVKEVKAYLAAPYEEIILVLLHAGGVKGKGLLDAARKAGAREIACPKMTKAADRLSFVRGEFRTLGRSATPEACQNLVDAIGSDLRELASAAAQLCADVEGTIDEAVVARYYTGRAEASSFTVADRAVEGRAAEALEALRWSLSTGVAPVLITSALAQAVRAIGKLASAPRGARPGDLARDLGMPPWKIDRVRQQMRGWSADGVSDALRAVAAADAGVKGGGDDPEYALEKAVVAVARAARPQRR is encoded by the coding sequence ATGGCCACCAGGAAGAACTCCACCGACGATCCGCTTGCCCCGCTCACCCTCGCGGTGGGGCAGGAGGAGCTGCTGCTCGACCGCGCCGTGCGCGAGGTGGTGGCGGCCGCACGCGCCGCCGACGCCGACACGGACGTCCGCGACCTCGCCTCCGAGCAGCTCCAGCCCGGCACGCTCGCCGAGCTGACGAGCCCCTCGCTCTTCTCCGAGCGCAAGGTGCTGGTCGTGCGCAACGCCCACGACCTGTCCGCCGACTCGGTCAAGGAGGTCAAGGCCTACCTCGCCGCGCCCTACGAGGAGATCATCCTGGTCCTCCTCCACGCGGGCGGGGTCAAGGGCAAGGGCCTGCTGGACGCGGCCCGCAAGGCGGGCGCGCGGGAGATCGCCTGCCCGAAGATGACGAAGGCCGCTGACCGGCTGTCGTTCGTGCGGGGCGAATTCCGCACGCTCGGCCGGTCGGCGACCCCGGAGGCCTGCCAGAACCTGGTGGACGCGATCGGCAGCGACCTGCGGGAGCTGGCGAGCGCCGCCGCGCAGCTGTGCGCCGACGTCGAGGGCACCATCGACGAGGCCGTCGTCGCCCGCTACTACACCGGCCGGGCCGAGGCCTCCAGCTTCACGGTCGCCGACCGGGCGGTCGAGGGGCGTGCGGCCGAGGCCCTGGAGGCCCTGCGCTGGTCCCTGTCCACCGGGGTGGCGCCGGTCCTGATCACCAGTGCCCTCGCCCAGGCGGTCCGTGCGATCGGCAAGCTCGCCTCCGCCCCGCGCGGAGCCCGCCCCGGCGACCTCGCCCGGGACCTCGGCATGCCGCCGTGGAAGATCGACCGGGTCCGCCAGCAGATGCGCGGCTGGTCGGCGGACGGGGTCTCGGACGCCCTGCGCGCCGTGGCCGCCGCCGACGCCGGGGTCAAGGGCGGCGGCGACGATCCCGAGTACGCCCTGGAGAAGGCCGTCGTCGCGGTGGCCCGCGCGGCCCGCCCCCAGCGCCGGTAG